The following DNA comes from Brassica oleracea var. oleracea cultivar TO1000 unplaced genomic scaffold, BOL UnpScaffold01057, whole genome shotgun sequence.
CCAATACCATAAGATATAATCGATCGAGCCAGTCCTATTTACACGTGCAGTGTTATTTACAACAACTACCATTTACATATATTCTCAATTCTGATCTCACGACTCACAAAGTCAATATTCACAAATCTATTCGCCAAACAGGACACTTATTCATAtcccaaacaaaaaatatataacatttcaattacatttttaaatcaCACAAAAGTAAATTCTACCATAAAAATGTGTCTAAAGAATTCCATGTGTGTAGCAGATAAACGATTTATTAACATGACGGTCATGACAATACAAACCTGGCCGTTGACTAAAATTCTGTCTCTTGAGAATCTCTCTAGCTCTCAAAATCATCTCCTTGTTTGCTACTCAAAATCATCTCCATGTTTGCTATCTCTTTTCTCGTCCCCGACAATATTGTCTGAATCGCGTCACTGAATGCTCCATACGCTTTTCCAGTTCTTGTCACGTAAACATCCTCTGATCTTTGATCCGTTTGACATCCACTTAACAAAATACCGTTGTTCGGAAGCTTGCTTTTAACTTCAGATCTTGCACCATTTGCATTAACCTCGCGCTTTCCCAAAAACATACTTATCAATCCTCTGTGACCATTTCTTTTCATTGAATTGGAGAGCATCACATTCGGACTCGAGTCTTCTCTAAATACTTTAACAAGTGTCTCTCTGATTTTCTCATGATTGATATCGGTTTGACCCGTTTGTTCCTTGAGAAGACTTATATAGCTATTTAGAGGTAGATATCTTGTTTTTATATCGACCGTCTCACCGTCCTCTAACTCTGTCTCTCTAGTGAAACTATCGTGGCCCCCTCCACTCTCTCTATGAGGATCGTTCGAGATTCCACAAGTCGTTAGAAAACTCCTCACAATGCTAGCTAAGAAGTTAAGGACGCCAGATTTAGGCTTATTCACGTGGCTCTCCCTGATCTGTTCCTTTGCTTCCTCTATGAGACCACCACTATGACAAGAGGCCGAGATTATCGTCAAGAGACATCCTTCTTTTACTTCTGCCACCATGTCTCTAAACTCATTGTCTACAACCACACATTTTTGGCAAGAAGGTGATTATTATAAAACCCTCTCAGACAcatgtatatttatatgttacAAGTACGAAGATTCAAGACGTGTATCAAGAAGATTGCTTACATACACTacagaaaacagcggtattctgacggacattccgacggaaaatgaaatcctcggaatatcccgaggaatttccgaggaaacacaaaatttggtttcctcggaatttcctcggaatatgccgaaggaattccgaggaaatatcaatccgtcggaatattcttatggaataccgaggaaaaatgtatttctcggaaaaaaccgatgaattccgaggatatattatagccgttagagagccgttggagagccgttgggggattttaaaaattccgaggaaattccgacgaactagccgttggcgtcggatttccgtcggaatttcctcggtctgtcggcaggatttcaactataaatacaagcacccctcttcctcttcattcactccatatcttcatcctccctcttactctctttgcacacgaatttgattcataaaaaacatgtcttcttcaaattattttcgttcttggatcgatcgacctcatttggatccgaacacgagattgcttacggaagaataccaacgaggtataaccgaattcatggggttagttcaccgacaaccggaagcaaaaacatgtATGTTAAGATgcccttgctctaattgtaaaaatagaaaggttattaaagagtgggatgtttggactcatctatatttgagtgggtttacacgaagttacaaaatttggtatcatcatggggaaactgattatgaacatggtagtactagttGAGAGATCTACGCaacaacaaaaaccaaaactgaaACTCAAGACTTTGCATGCATACAAGAAGCTagtctcacaaaaaaaaaacatgtaggGGATGACTANNNNNNNNNNNNNNNNNNNNNNNNNNNNNNNNNNNNNNNNNNNNNNNNNNNNNNNNNNNNNNNNNNNNNNNNNNNNNNNNNNNNNNNNNNNNNNNNNNNNNNNNNNNNNNNNNNNNNNNNNNNNNNNNNNNNNNNNNNNNNNNNNNNNNNNNNNNNNNNNNNNNNNNNNNNNNNNNNNNNNNNNNNNNNNNNNNNNNNNNNNNNNNNNNNNNNNNNNNNNNNNNNNNNNNNNNNNNNNNNNNNNNNNNNNNNNNNNNNNNNNNNNNNNNNNNNNNNNNNNNNNNNNNNNNNNNNNNNNNNNNNNNNNNNNNNNNNNNNNNNNNNNNNNNNNNNNNNNNNNNNNNNNNNNNNNNNNNNNNNNNNNNNNNNNNNNNNNNNNNNNNNNNNNNNNNNNNNNNNNNNNNNNNNNNNNNNNNNNNNNNNNNNNNNNNNNNNNNNNNNNNNNNNNNNNNNNNNNNNNNNNNNNNNNNNNNNNNNNNNNNNNNNNNNNNNNNNNNNNNNNNNNNNNNNNNNNNNNNNNNNNNNNNNNNNNNNNNNNNNNNNNNNNNNNNNNNNNNNNNNNNNNNNNNNNNNNNNNNNNNNNNNNNNNNNNNNNNNNNNNNNNNNNNNNNNNNNNNNNNNNNNNNNNNNNNNNNNNNNNNNNNNNNNNNNNNNNNNNNNNNNNNNNNNNNNNNNNNNNNNNNNNNNNNNNNNNNNNNNNNNNNNNNNNNNNNNNNNNNNNNNNNNNNNNNNNNNNNNNNNNNNNNNNNNNNNNNNNNNNNNNNNNNNNNNNNNNNNNNNNNNNNNNNNNNNNNNNNNNNNNNNNNNNNNNNNNNNNNNNNNNNNNNNNNNNNNNNNNNNNNNNNNNNNNNNNNNNNNNNNNNNNNNNNNNNNNNNNNNNNNNNNNNNNNNNNNNNNNNNNNNNNNNNNNNNNNNNNNNNNNNNNNNNNNNNNNNNNNNNNNNNNNNNNNNNNNNNNNNNNNNNNNNNNNNNNNNNNNNNNNNNNNNNNNNNNNNNNNNNNNNNNNNNNNNNNNNNNNNNNNNNNNNNNNNNNNNNNNNNNNNNNNNNNNNNNNNNNNNNNNNNNNNNNNNNNNNNNNNNNNNNNNNNNNNNNNNNNNNNNNNNNNNNNNNNNNNNNNNNNNNNNNNNNNNNNNNNNNNNNNNNNNNNNNNNNNNNNNNNNNNNNNNNNNNNNNNNNNNNNNNNNNNNNNNNNNNNNNNNNNNNNNNNNNNNNNNNNNNNNNNNNNNNNNNNNNNNNNNNNNNNNNNNNNNNNNNNNNNNNNNNNNNNNNNNNNNNNNNNNNNNNNNNNNNNNNNNNNNNNNNNNNNNNNNNNNNNNNNNNNNNNNNNNNNNNNNNNNNNNNNNNNNNNNNNNNNNNNNNNNNNNNNNNNNNNNNNNNNNNNNNNNNNNNNNNNNNNNNNNNNNNNNNNNNNNNNNNNNNNNNNNNNTTGGCTTGAAaagccacgattgccatgtaatgatgcagtgCCTCCTTCTGTttgccttcaaggaactattaccacgaaatgttcatgaagcaattgcagggataagtggtttcttccgcgatttatgcacgagatcagtgactcttgaNNNNNNNNNNNNNNNNNNNNNNNNNNNNNNNNNNNNNNNNNNNNNNNNNNNNNNNNNNNNNNNNNNNNNNNNNNNNNNNNNNNNNNNNNNNNNNNNNNNNNNNNNNNNNNNNNNNNNNNNNNNNNNNNNNNNNNNNNNNNNNNNNNNNNNNNNNNNNNNNNNNNNNNNNNNNNNNNNNNNNNNNNNNNNNNNNNNNNNNNNNNNNNNNNNNNNNNNNNNNNNNNNNNNNNNNNNNNNNNNNNNNNNNNNNNNNNNNNNNNNNNNNNNNNNNNNNNNNNNNNNNNNNNNNNNNNNNNNNNNNNNNNNNNNNNNNNNNNNNNNNNNNNNNNNNNNNNNNNNNNNNNNNNNNNNNNNNNNNNNNNNNNNNNNNNNNNNNNNNNNNNNNNNNNNNNNNNNNNNNNNNNNNNNNNNNNNNNNNNNNNNNNNNNNNNNNNNNNNNNNNNNNNNNNNNNNNNNNNNNNNNNNNNNNNNNNNNNNNNNNNNNNNNNNNNNNNNNNNNNNNNNNNNNNNNNNNNNNNNNNNNNNNNNNNNNNNNNNNNNNNNNNNNNNNNNNNNNNNNNNNNNNNNNNNNNNNNNNNNNNNNNNNNNNNNNNNNNNNNNNNNNNNNNNNNNNNNNNNNNNNNNNNNNNNNNNNNNNNNNNNNNNNNNNNNNNNNNNNNNNNNNNNNNNNNNNNNNNNNNNNNNNNNNNNNNNNNNNNNNNNNNNNNNNNNNNNNNNNNNNNNNNNNNNNNNNNNNNNNNNNNNNNNNNNNNNNNNNNNNNNNNNNNNNNNNNNNNNNNNNNNNNNNNNNNNNNNNNNNNNNNNNNNNNNNNNNNNNNNNNNNNNNNNNNNNNNNNNNNNNNNNNNNNNNNNNNNNNNNNNNNNNNNNNNNNNNNNNNNNNNNNNNNNNNNNNNNNNNNNNNNNNNNNNNNNNNNNNNNNNNNNNNNNNNNNNNNNNNNNNNNNNNNNNNNNNNNNNNNNNNNNNNNNNNNNNNNNNNNNNNNNNNNNNNNNNNNNNNNNNNNNNNNNNNNNNNNNNNNNNNNNNNNNNNNNNNNNNNNNNNNNNNNNNNNNNNNNNNNNNNNNNNNNNNNNNNNNNNNNNNNNNNNNNNNNNNNNNNNNNNNNNNNNNNNNNNNNNNNNNNNNNNNNNNNNNNNNNNNNNNNNNNNNNNNNNNNNNNNNNNNNNNNNNNNNNNNNNNNNNNNNNNNNNNNNNNNNNNNNNNNNNNNNNNNNNNNNNNNNNNNNNNNNNNNNNNNNNNNNNNNNNNNNNNNNNNNNNNNNNNNNNNNNNNNNNNNNNNNNNNNNNNNNNNNNNNNNNNNNNNNNNNNNNNNNNNNNNNNNNNNNNNNNNNNNNNNNNNNNNNNNNNNNNNNNNNNNNNNNNNNNNNNNNNNNNNNNNNNNNNNNNNNNNNNNNNNNNNNNNNNNNNNNNNNNNNNNNNNNNNNNNNNNNNNNNNNNNNNNNNNNNNNNNNNNNNNNNNNNNNNNNNNNNNNNNNNNNNNNNNNNNNNNNNNNNNNNNNNNNNNNNNNNNNNNNNNNNNNNNNNNNNNNNNNNNNNNNNNNNNNNNNNNNNNNNNNNNNNNNNNNNNNNNNNNNNNNNNNNNNNNNNNNNNNNNNNNNNNNNNNNNNNNNNNNNNNNNNNNNNNNNNNNNNNNNNNNNNNNNNNNNNNNNNNNNNNNNNNNNNNNNNNNNNNNNNNNNNNNNNNNNNNNNNNNNNNNNNNNNNNNNNNNNNNNNNNNNNNNNNNNNNNNNNNNNNNNNNNNNNNNNNNNNNNNNNNNNNNNNNNNNNNNNNNNNNNNNNNNNNNNNNNNNNNNNNNNNNNNNNNNNNNNNNNNNNNNNNNNNNNNNNNNNNNNNNNNNNNNNNNNNNNNNNNNNNNNNNNNNNNNNNNNNNNNNNNNNNNNNNNNNNNNNNNNNNNNNNNNNNNNNNNNNNNNNNNNNNNNNNNNNNNNNNNNNNNNNNNNNNNNNNNNNNNNNNNNNNNNNNNNNNNNNNNNNNNNNNNNNNNNNNNNNNNNNNNNNNNNNNNNNNNNNNNNNNNNNNNNNNNNNNNNNNNNNNNNNNNNNNNNNNNNNNNNNNNNNNNNNNNNNNNNNNNNNNNNNNNNNNNNNNNNNNNNNNNNNNNNNNNNNNNNNNNNNNNNNNNNNNNNNNNNNNNNNNNNNNNNNNNNNNNNNNNNNNNNNNNNNNNNNNNNNNNNNNNNNNNNNNNNNNNNNNNNNNNNNNNNNNNNNNNNNNNNNNNNNNNNNNNNNNNNNNNNNNNNNNNNNNNNNNNNNNNNNNNNNNNNNNNNNNNNNNNNNNNNNNNNNNNNNNNNNNNNNNNNNNNNNNNNNNNNNNNNNNNNNNNNNNNNNNNNNNNNNNNNNNNNNNNNNNNNNNNNNNNNNNNNNNNNNNNNNNNNNNNNNNNNNNNNNNNNNNNNNNNNNNNNNNNNNNNNNNNNNNNNNNNNNNNNNNNNNNNNNNNNNNNNNNNNNNNNNNNNNNNNNNNNNNNNNNNNNNNNNNNNNNNNNNNNNNNNNNNNNNNNNNNNNNNNNNNNNNNNNNNNNNNNNNNNNNNNNNNNNNNNNNNNNNNNNNNNNNNNNNNNNNNNNNNNNNNNNNNNNNNNNNNNNNNNNNNNNNNNNNNNNNNNNNNNNNNNNNNNNNNNNNNNNNNNNNNNNNNNNNNNNNNNNNNNNNNNNNNNNNNNNNNNNNNNNNNNNNNNNNNNNNNNNNNNNNNNNNNNNNNNNNNNNNNNNNNNNNNNNNNNNNNNNNNNNNNNNNNNNNNNNNNNNNNNNNNNNNNNNNNNNNNNNNNNNNNNNNNNNNNNNNNNNNNNNNNNNNNNNNNNNNNNNNNNattattaaactattttttatttattaaaactatttttttgtaattattaaactattttttatttattaaaactattttttgtaaaacta
Coding sequences within:
- the LOC106320771 gene encoding metacaspase-8-like is translated as MAKKALLIGITYPGTAVELGGCVNDVRRMQKCLIDRYRFSNKDIRVLIDTDKSSVNPTGKNIRDALKKLIAEGESGDVLVFHYSGHGTRLPTEQGLFDATNYDECITPCDLNLIMDNEFRDMVAEVKEGCLLTIISASCHSGGLIEEAKEQIRESHVNKPKSGVLNFLASIVRSFLTTCGISNDPHRESGGGHDSFTRETELEDGETVDIKTRYLPLNSYISLLKEQTGQTDINHEKIRETLVKVFREDSSPNVMLSNSMKRNGHRGLISMFLGKREVNANGARSEVKSKLPNNGILLSGCQTDQRSEDVYVTRTGKAYGAFSDAIQTILSGTRKEIANMEMILSSKQGDDFES